In one Chlamydia sp. BM-2023 genomic region, the following are encoded:
- a CDS encoding ribonucleoside-diphosphate reductase subunit alpha, whose amino-acid sequence MVEVNEKYYTIVKRNGMFVPFNQDRIFQALEAAFRDTRSLEDSSPLPKDLETSISDITHQVVNEVVKKIREGQVVTVERIQDMVESQLYVNGLQDVARDYIIYRDQHKDQREGSWHRVSVIRRDGSTVRFNPMKISAALEKAFRATKKIVEFPLQEILSEINDLTNKIVEEILIVCSEGQAIDIESIQDIVEQQLMVVGHYEVAKNYILYREARARVRDKQNDIQEEISEEIHNVVKSDGTTYQISKAQLTERFLWACERFPETTNPHTLAEMAFANFYSGIKESEVVLACIMAARANIEKEPDYAYVAAELLTEVVYQETMGKFATDSDLAEAQKQCFKDYILNGEKYRLNPRLKEYDLDALADALDISRDRQFSYMGVQNLYDRYFNQHEGRRLETAQIFWMRVSMGLALNEENKTAWAITFYNLLSTFRYTPATPTLFNSGMRHSQLSSCYLSTVQDDLAHIYKVIADNAMLSKWAGGIGNDWTGVRATGALIKGTNGKSQGVIPFIKVGNDTAIAVNQGGKRKGAMCVYLEIWHLDYEDFLELRKNTGDERRRTHDINTASWIPDLFFKRLEQKGTWTLFSPNDVPGLHEAYGNAFEELYEEYERKIDTGEIKLYKKIPAEDLWRKMLSMLYETGHPWMTFKDPSNIRGAQDHVGVVRCSNLCTEILLNCSETETAVCNLGSVNLVAHIENGDINEKKLEETISIAIRILDNVIDLNFYPTQEAANANLTHRAVGLGVMGFQDALYKLNISYASPEAVEFADKSSELIAYYAILSSSLLAKERGTYSSYKGSKWDRGYLPLDTIELLKAYRGEENVSMDTSCRKDWTPVREAIKAYGMRNSHTMAIAPTATISNIIGVTQSIEPTYKHLFVKSNLSGEFTIPNVYLIQKLKQLGLWDEDMLDDLKYFDGSLLEIERIPDELKKIFLTAFEVEPEWLIECASRRQKWIDMGQSLNLYLSEPNGKKLSAMYLTAWKKGLKTTYYLRSSAATSVEKSFTDINKRGVQPRWMKNKSASTGIVIERTREIPVCSLEEGCESCQ is encoded by the coding sequence ATGGTCGAGGTAAACGAGAAATATTATACTATCGTGAAACGTAATGGAATGTTTGTTCCGTTTAATCAAGATCGAATATTTCAAGCCTTGGAAGCTGCTTTCCGCGATACGCGTAGTTTAGAAGATAGTTCTCCTTTGCCTAAAGATCTAGAAACTTCTATTTCTGACATTACTCATCAAGTTGTGAACGAAGTTGTAAAGAAAATTCGTGAAGGTCAGGTGGTTACCGTCGAGCGTATTCAAGATATGGTCGAGAGCCAGCTGTATGTTAATGGTTTGCAAGACGTGGCGAGAGATTATATTATTTATAGAGATCAGCATAAAGATCAGCGTGAAGGATCCTGGCATCGCGTTTCTGTAATACGTAGAGACGGAAGCACAGTAAGATTCAACCCCATGAAGATTTCTGCAGCTTTGGAAAAAGCTTTTAGAGCTACAAAAAAGATTGTAGAATTCCCTTTGCAAGAGATTCTTTCAGAAATCAATGATTTAACTAATAAAATTGTTGAAGAAATCTTAATTGTTTGTTCCGAGGGACAGGCTATAGATATCGAATCTATTCAAGATATTGTTGAGCAACAATTGATGGTAGTCGGCCACTATGAAGTTGCTAAAAATTATATTTTATATAGAGAAGCTCGAGCGCGAGTTCGTGATAAGCAAAACGACATTCAAGAAGAAATTAGTGAGGAAATTCACAATGTTGTTAAGAGTGACGGGACAACTTATCAAATTAGCAAAGCTCAGTTAACAGAAAGATTTCTTTGGGCATGCGAAAGATTCCCTGAAACTACCAATCCACATACTCTTGCTGAAATGGCATTTGCTAACTTCTATTCTGGAATTAAAGAGTCTGAAGTTGTTTTAGCCTGTATTATGGCGGCTAGAGCTAATATCGAAAAAGAACCTGATTACGCCTACGTAGCTGCAGAGTTACTTACAGAAGTGGTGTATCAAGAAACCATGGGAAAATTTGCTACAGATTCTGATCTTGCTGAAGCGCAAAAACAATGCTTTAAAGATTATATTCTTAATGGCGAAAAGTATCGGTTAAATCCCCGTTTGAAAGAATATGACCTCGATGCTCTTGCAGACGCTTTAGATATATCCAGGGATCGTCAATTTTCCTACATGGGAGTGCAAAATCTCTATGATCGTTACTTTAATCAGCATGAAGGACGTAGATTAGAAACAGCTCAAATTTTCTGGATGCGTGTTTCTATGGGCTTAGCTCTAAATGAAGAAAATAAAACCGCGTGGGCAATTACTTTTTATAATCTTCTTTCTACATTCCGTTATACTCCAGCAACACCCACGCTATTCAATTCTGGCATGCGCCACTCACAGTTAAGCTCATGTTATTTATCAACCGTACAAGATGATCTCGCGCATATTTACAAAGTAATCGCAGATAACGCTATGCTTTCTAAATGGGCTGGAGGGATTGGAAATGATTGGACAGGAGTACGTGCTACAGGAGCTTTAATTAAAGGCACCAATGGAAAAAGTCAGGGAGTTATCCCATTCATTAAAGTGGGAAATGATACCGCAATTGCAGTGAATCAAGGGGGTAAACGCAAAGGAGCTATGTGCGTTTATCTAGAGATCTGGCATCTAGACTACGAAGATTTCTTAGAATTAAGAAAAAATACCGGAGACGAACGTCGCCGTACCCACGATATCAATACAGCAAGTTGGATTCCTGATTTATTCTTCAAACGTTTAGAACAAAAAGGAACATGGACGCTGTTTAGTCCTAACGATGTTCCAGGATTACATGAAGCTTATGGTAACGCATTTGAAGAGCTTTATGAAGAATACGAAAGAAAAATAGACACAGGGGAAATTAAACTATACAAAAAGATCCCCGCGGAAGATTTATGGCGTAAGATGCTTAGCATGCTCTATGAAACAGGGCATCCGTGGATGACATTTAAGGATCCTTCAAATATTCGTGGAGCACAAGATCATGTGGGCGTTGTTCGCTGCTCAAACTTATGCACAGAAATATTATTGAACTGCTCTGAAACTGAAACAGCCGTTTGTAATTTAGGCTCCGTCAATTTAGTAGCGCATATTGAAAATGGTGATATTAACGAGAAGAAACTCGAAGAAACAATTTCAATTGCTATCCGTATTTTAGACAATGTTATTGATCTGAACTTCTATCCGACTCAAGAAGCAGCAAATGCTAACTTAACTCATAGAGCCGTAGGCCTAGGAGTTATGGGCTTCCAAGATGCTCTGTACAAACTGAACATCAGCTACGCATCCCCAGAAGCTGTAGAATTTGCTGATAAGAGCTCAGAGTTGATTGCCTATTACGCTATTCTTTCTTCAAGTTTATTAGCAAAAGAACGAGGAACCTATAGTTCATACAAAGGTTCTAAGTGGGATCGTGGTTACCTACCTTTGGACACCATAGAATTGCTAAAAGCATATCGGGGAGAAGAGAACGTTTCTATGGACACCTCATGCCGTAAGGATTGGACCCCAGTTCGCGAAGCTATTAAAGCTTATGGTATGAGAAATAGCCATACTATGGCTATTGCTCCTACAGCAACTATTTCCAATATCATCGGAGTAACACAATCGATAGAACCTACTTATAAACATTTGTTTGTCAAATCGAATCTTTCCGGAGAGTTTACAATTCCTAATGTCTACCTGATTCAGAAGCTAAAACAATTAGGATTATGGGACGAAGACATGTTGGATGATTTGAAATATTTCGACGGTTCTTTACTAGAAATCGAACGTATTCCTGATGAACTTAAAAAAATCTTTCTTACAGCCTTTGAAGTTGAACCTGAATGGTTAATAGAATGTGCTTCTAGAAGACAGAAATGGATAGACATGGGACAGTCTCTCAATTTATACTTGTCAGAACCTAATGGTAAAAAGCTTTCCGCGATGTATCTTACCGCGTGGAAAAAAGGACTGAAAACTACGTATTACTTAAGGTCTTCCGCAGCAACCTCTGTCGAAAAATCGTTTACTGATATAAATAAACGAGGCGTTCAACCCCGATGGATGAAAAATAAATCGGCTTCTACCGGGATTGTTATAGAAAGAACTCGAGAAATACCGGTCTGTTCTCTCGAAGAAGGTTGCGAATCTTGCCAGTAA
- the murB gene encoding UDP-N-acetylmuramate dehydrogenase, translating to MKESATFHFPFSVRRSVWLSKYSTFRIGGPANYFKEIHSISEAQQVIHFLHSENYPFIIVGKGSNCLFDDQGFDGFVLFNSIQGKEFLSDTTVKVYSGMSFSHLGKTLSSSGYSGLEFAVGIPGSVGGAVFMNAGIGDQDVASVLESVEVINAEGEICSYTPQQLDFGYRKSRFQTRKEFILSATFKISRNSGALQLAKDLLQRRLASQPYQQPSAGCIFRNPPGDSAGKLIDEAGLKGLSLGGAQISPKHANFIVNTGRATAYEVKQLIQMVRDKLQSQGINLEEEIRIIPYRLP from the coding sequence GTGAAAGAGTCTGCTACTTTTCATTTTCCTTTCTCCGTTCGTCGTAGTGTCTGGTTAAGTAAATATTCTACATTTCGTATTGGAGGGCCTGCGAATTATTTTAAGGAGATCCACTCCATAAGCGAGGCTCAACAAGTTATTCACTTTCTACATAGTGAAAACTATCCCTTTATTATTGTGGGGAAGGGTTCTAACTGTTTGTTTGATGACCAAGGATTCGACGGTTTTGTTTTATTCAATAGTATTCAAGGCAAGGAGTTTCTTTCTGATACGACCGTTAAGGTATATTCTGGTATGTCTTTTTCCCATTTAGGGAAGACTCTTTCTTCTTCAGGATATTCCGGTTTAGAATTTGCTGTGGGCATTCCAGGGTCTGTTGGAGGCGCAGTGTTTATGAACGCTGGTATTGGCGATCAAGACGTAGCTTCTGTTTTGGAAAGTGTTGAAGTTATCAATGCTGAAGGGGAAATCTGTTCCTATACACCACAACAGCTAGATTTTGGTTATCGTAAATCGCGTTTCCAAACGCGAAAAGAATTCATTCTATCTGCAACTTTTAAAATATCCAGGAACTCTGGAGCTTTACAGTTGGCTAAGGATTTACTTCAACGTCGTTTAGCTTCCCAACCCTATCAACAGCCTTCTGCGGGTTGTATTTTTCGCAATCCTCCTGGGGATTCTGCGGGAAAGTTGATTGATGAAGCGGGTTTAAAAGGCCTTTCTCTTGGGGGAGCACAAATATCACCGAAGCATGCGAATTTCATTGTGAACACAGGAAGGGCCACTGCTTACGAGGTAAAGCAGCTTATTCAAATGGTTCGAGACAAATTACAGTCTCAAGGAATAAATTTAGAGGAAGAAATCCGGATTATTCCTTACCGTCTTCCTTAA
- a CDS encoding phosphatidylcholine/phosphatidylserine synthase, producing the protein MLGSESDIRGKRRVVTPNAITAFGLCCGLFIIFKSVLKTSSSVELLHRLQGLSLLLISAMIADFSDGAIARIMKAESAFGAQFDSLSDAITFGIAPPLIAIKSLDGVYAGGFFSSLLLVTSIIYALCGVLRLVRYNLFSKKPAEPTRVSCFIGLPIPAGAACVVSLALFLASDFPTALPVPVRISIISLGLLFIGSLMISPWKFPGIKNLRFKVSSFLLVVVTGLVACLFFLGLVDHFPEVFFLVSWLYVLVVFPIFAISYQRKTTRQ; encoded by the coding sequence ATGTTAGGATCAGAATCCGATATCCGTGGCAAGCGGCGTGTTGTGACGCCTAATGCTATTACAGCTTTTGGTCTTTGTTGCGGACTGTTTATTATTTTTAAAAGCGTTTTAAAGACCTCCTCTTCTGTAGAGCTATTGCATCGTCTACAGGGACTTTCGCTTTTATTAATTAGTGCTATGATTGCTGATTTTTCCGATGGTGCCATTGCTCGTATTATGAAAGCTGAAAGCGCTTTCGGAGCCCAATTTGATTCTCTTTCTGATGCTATAACATTTGGCATTGCTCCCCCACTCATTGCAATTAAGAGTCTTGACGGTGTGTATGCTGGAGGATTCTTTTCTTCGTTACTTTTGGTAACCTCTATAATTTATGCCTTGTGTGGTGTATTACGTTTAGTACGGTATAACCTATTTTCTAAAAAACCTGCAGAGCCAACTCGCGTTTCTTGTTTTATAGGTCTTCCTATTCCCGCTGGCGCTGCTTGTGTTGTTTCTTTAGCGTTATTTTTAGCTTCTGATTTTCCAACAGCCTTGCCAGTACCTGTCCGTATTTCTATTATTTCTTTAGGCTTACTTTTCATTGGAAGTCTTATGATCTCCCCTTGGAAATTCCCTGGAATTAAAAATTTACGTTTTAAGGTTTCTTCTTTTCTACTTGTTGTCGTCACAGGATTAGTAGCTTGTTTATTCTTTTTAGGTCTTGTTGATCACTTTCCTGAAGTATTCTTCCTAGTTTCTTGGTTGTATGTTTTGGTAGTCTTCCCTATTTTTGCGATCTCATACCAAAGAAAAACGACACGTCAATGA
- a CDS encoding class I SAM-dependent methyltransferase yields MFKGIGLLQGNVVRLSHEIFQEFLTPGDTAIDATCGNGKDCLILAQLLQGKGRLVAYDVQQEALEKAKQLCSESLTQEEFSIIEFKKISHEHINESGAKLIHYNLGYLPNGDKSITTLEKTTLISIQKALTLVAPHGAITVVCYPGHEEGAHEMSSIESLGKKLDSRFWEVGSFYIMNRNKAPRLLVFRSLKEDGKE; encoded by the coding sequence ATGTTTAAAGGAATAGGACTACTTCAAGGAAATGTTGTGCGATTATCTCACGAAATTTTTCAAGAATTTCTTACTCCGGGAGATACCGCTATCGATGCTACCTGTGGCAATGGGAAAGATTGCCTAATTCTAGCTCAATTGCTCCAAGGAAAAGGAAGACTTGTTGCTTATGACGTGCAACAAGAAGCCCTGGAAAAAGCAAAGCAACTTTGTAGCGAATCCTTAACTCAAGAAGAATTCTCAATCATAGAATTTAAAAAAATATCTCATGAGCATATCAATGAATCAGGAGCTAAGTTAATTCATTATAACCTAGGCTACCTTCCTAATGGTGATAAAAGCATCACAACACTAGAAAAAACAACACTCATAAGTATTCAAAAAGCTTTGACTTTAGTTGCTCCCCATGGAGCAATCACCGTGGTGTGCTATCCAGGGCATGAAGAAGGCGCTCATGAAATGTCTTCTATAGAAAGTCTAGGAAAGAAATTAGATTCCCGATTTTGGGAAGTGGGGTCATTTTACATTATGAATAGAAATAAAGCCCCAAGACTTCTCGTATTTCGCTCACTTAAGGAAGACGGTAAGGAATAA
- the rpmI gene encoding 50S ribosomal protein L35: protein MPKMKSNKSVAARFKLTGSGQLKRTRPGKRHKLSKKSSQEKRNLSKQPLVDKGQVGMYKRMMLV from the coding sequence ATGCCCAAGATGAAAAGCAATAAGTCCGTTGCGGCGCGTTTTAAGTTGACAGGTTCTGGTCAGCTAAAGCGAACACGCCCTGGAAAGAGGCATAAGTTATCAAAGAAATCTTCGCAGGAAAAACGTAATCTATCTAAGCAGCCTTTAGTAGATAAAGGTCAGGTGGGTATGTATAAGCGAATGATGCTTGTTTAA
- a CDS encoding ribonucleotide-diphosphate reductase subunit beta: MEADILDGKLKRVQLNSKRLVNCNQVDVNQLVPIKYKWAWEHYLNGCANNWLPTEVPMARDIELWKSQDLSEDERRVILLNLGFFSTAESLVGNNIVLAIFKHITNPEARQYLLRQAFEEAVHTHTFLYICESLGLEEAEVFNAYNERATIKAKDDFQMLLTVDVLDPNFSTETMEGLRQFIKNLVGYYIIMEGIFFYSGFVMILSFHRQNKMTGIGEQYQYILRDETIHLNFGIDLINGIKEENPEVWSQELQDEIVELIKQAVDLEIDYARDCLPRGILGLKSSMFIDYVRHIADRRLERIGLKPIYNSKNPFPWMSETIDLNKEKNFFETRVTEYQTSGSLNW, encoded by the coding sequence ATGGAAGCAGATATTTTAGACGGCAAATTAAAACGTGTACAATTAAACAGTAAACGTTTGGTTAATTGTAATCAGGTTGATGTTAATCAGCTTGTGCCTATTAAGTACAAGTGGGCATGGGAACATTACCTAAATGGCTGCGCGAATAACTGGTTGCCTACAGAAGTCCCTATGGCTCGTGATATCGAATTATGGAAATCGCAAGATCTTTCAGAAGACGAACGTCGAGTCATTCTTTTAAATCTAGGATTTTTCAGCACGGCAGAAAGCTTGGTGGGGAATAACATAGTATTGGCAATTTTCAAGCACATTACAAATCCAGAAGCTCGTCAATATCTATTGAGACAAGCATTTGAAGAAGCTGTCCATACCCACACCTTTTTGTACATCTGTGAGTCCTTAGGCCTTGAAGAGGCTGAAGTATTCAACGCCTACAATGAACGTGCTACTATTAAAGCTAAGGATGATTTCCAAATGCTATTAACTGTAGACGTATTAGATCCTAATTTTTCTACAGAGACAATGGAAGGACTGCGCCAGTTTATTAAAAATTTGGTGGGTTATTACATAATTATGGAAGGTATCTTTTTCTATAGCGGTTTCGTAATGATTCTTTCCTTCCATCGTCAGAATAAAATGACCGGGATCGGAGAGCAATATCAGTATATTTTGAGAGACGAAACCATTCATCTCAATTTTGGTATCGATCTTATCAATGGTATCAAAGAAGAAAATCCTGAAGTTTGGTCTCAAGAACTCCAAGATGAGATAGTAGAGCTTATTAAACAAGCTGTAGATCTAGAGATAGACTATGCTAGAGATTGTTTGCCTCGAGGTATCTTAGGGCTAAAATCCTCCATGTTCATCGATTACGTTCGTCATATTGCCGATCGTCGTCTGGAAAGAATAGGACTAAAACCTATCTATAATTCTAAAAATCCTTTCCCTTGGATGAGTGAAACTATCGACCTCAATAAAGAAAAAAACTTTTTTGAAACTCGTGTCACCGAATATCAAACTTCAGGAAGTTTGAATTGGTAG
- the trmB gene encoding tRNA (guanosine(46)-N7)-methyltransferase TrmB, with the protein MKPQDLKVPFFWEERSPSIQDNVLYVPGHYFQHDHFSMPSWEEFFGNQNPIFCELCSGNGDWVVAQAQENPNVNWIAVEKRFDRVRKIWSKMKNSQVNNLRVVSGEAQTFFRYYVGNAIFQRIVVNFPDPWPKMRHRKHRLFQDEFMNDVLRVLQDDGMLILATDEKIYLLEAIKIMKEKLNPSMEEPYYCKVLDNYGGSWFERLWRSKGQEIFYTEFIKKVGI; encoded by the coding sequence ATGAAACCTCAAGATTTAAAAGTTCCTTTCTTTTGGGAGGAGCGTAGCCCAAGTATTCAGGATAATGTTCTCTATGTTCCGGGTCATTATTTCCAACACGATCACTTCTCAATGCCATCATGGGAAGAGTTTTTCGGAAACCAAAATCCTATTTTTTGTGAGTTATGTTCGGGAAATGGAGATTGGGTAGTTGCTCAAGCTCAAGAAAACCCTAATGTGAATTGGATTGCTGTTGAAAAACGTTTCGATAGAGTAAGGAAAATATGGTCAAAAATGAAGAATTCCCAAGTGAATAACTTGAGAGTTGTTTCTGGAGAAGCACAAACATTTTTCCGATATTATGTCGGAAATGCAATTTTCCAACGCATAGTTGTAAACTTTCCAGATCCTTGGCCTAAAATGCGCCACCGTAAACACCGTTTATTTCAGGATGAGTTCATGAACGATGTACTCAGAGTCTTGCAAGACGATGGAATGCTAATTCTCGCTACAGATGAAAAAATCTACCTTCTTGAAGCTATAAAAATCATGAAGGAAAAATTGAACCCATCCATGGAAGAACCATACTATTGTAAGGTACTAGACAACTACGGAGGATCTTGGTTTGAAAGACTGTGGAGATCTAAAGGTCAGGAAATTTTTTACACAGAATTTATAAAGAAAGTTGGGATATAG
- the nusB gene encoding transcription antitermination factor NusB, which translates to MSTLTPDSTGSYVKLPRPLPKQKMREIVLQMLYALDMDPMSEENLVPLLMSETSVTQKHALSALNSAKEILAKSPELDLLITQTVKHTSFDKLTLMEKNVLRLTLFEHFHGQPINTAILIAEATRLVKKFSYVEACTFVHAVLNDIFRLTLPSENPETSLMCC; encoded by the coding sequence ATGTCTACGCTGACCCCTGATTCCACAGGGTCTTACGTTAAGCTTCCTCGTCCCCTTCCCAAACAAAAAATGCGGGAAATCGTGCTACAAATGTTGTACGCTTTAGATATGGATCCCATGTCTGAGGAAAATTTGGTCCCTCTTTTAATGTCTGAGACTTCCGTGACCCAAAAACACGCTCTTTCCGCTTTAAATTCTGCAAAAGAAATTCTTGCAAAATCTCCCGAGTTAGATTTATTAATCACTCAAACGGTTAAACACACGTCTTTTGACAAGTTGACTCTGATGGAAAAGAATGTCTTACGTCTGACTTTATTTGAGCATTTTCATGGTCAACCTATTAATACGGCTATTTTAATTGCCGAAGCTACAAGACTTGTAAAAAAGTTCAGTTATGTAGAAGCCTGTACGTTTGTTCACGCAGTTTTAAATGATATTTTTCGGTTAACTCTACCTTCGGAAAATCCAGAAACCTCATTAATGTGTTGTTAG
- the infC gene encoding translation initiation factor IF-3: MALNFKINRQIRAPKVRLIGSGGEQLGILNTKDALDLAREAELDLVEVASNSEPPVCKIMDYGKYRYDLTKKEKDSKKAQHQVRVKEVKLKPNIDDNDFFTKLKQARTFIEKGNKVKITCMFRGRELAYPEHGHKVVKKMSQGLEDLGFIESEPKLNGRSLICVIAPGTVKTKKKQEKFHAQDEKQ; this comes from the coding sequence GTGGCATTAAATTTTAAAATTAACAGACAGATACGAGCACCTAAAGTCCGTCTTATAGGCTCTGGTGGCGAGCAGCTAGGCATTTTAAATACTAAAGATGCCCTAGACTTGGCCCGTGAAGCCGAATTAGATCTTGTAGAAGTTGCTTCGAATAGCGAGCCTCCCGTATGCAAAATTATGGATTACGGAAAGTACCGCTACGATCTAACGAAAAAGGAAAAGGACAGTAAAAAGGCTCAGCATCAAGTGCGTGTTAAAGAAGTCAAATTGAAGCCAAATATTGACGACAACGACTTTTTTACTAAGTTAAAGCAGGCAAGAACGTTTATAGAGAAAGGCAACAAAGTAAAAATTACTTGTATGTTTCGAGGACGTGAACTTGCTTACCCAGAACACGGGCATAAAGTTGTAAAAAAAATGAGTCAGGGTCTTGAAGATCTAGGGTTCATAGAGTCCGAACCAAAACTAAATGGTCGTTCCTTGATTTGCGTTATAGCCCCAGGAACAGTAAAAACTAAGAAAAAGCAGGAAAAATTCCATGCCCAAGATGAAAAGCAATAA
- a CDS encoding DNA recombination protein RmuC → MIAFTHLTLAFCGFCLGVCLSSLYYRKRESAHIEAKRKLEHDNELLRNSLELSRRQEQLMEEFSNKLSVSSQALIKEMKEETQSYFSEKSKTIESILTPVQSTLTAFKQNLETFETKHAEDRGTLKEQISHLLAAEKKLEKETQALTDILKHPGSRGRWGEIQLERILELSGMLKYCDYETQASDAQGSARADMIIRLPQERCLIIDSKAPFSETYFSNDNSDKSDLVGKIKEHIKTLKSKSYWEKFHYSPEFVILFLPGESIFNDALRIAPELIDIAATSNVILSGPLTLLALLKTVAHMWKQENLQKQIQEIGQLGKELHHRLHVVFNHFHKIGKNLNNAVQSYNDMSSSLQHRVLPTLRKFEDLEVSSSLHKVEDPSPIHSPATSFLPSYADEEESPSEESLLKDI, encoded by the coding sequence ATGATAGCTTTTACACATCTTACTCTTGCCTTTTGTGGATTTTGTTTAGGGGTTTGTTTATCTTCTCTTTACTATCGCAAACGTGAAAGTGCTCATATAGAAGCAAAAAGAAAGCTCGAGCATGACAATGAACTTCTGAGAAATTCTTTAGAGTTATCTCGTCGTCAAGAACAGCTTATGGAAGAGTTTAGTAATAAGCTGTCCGTATCATCACAAGCTCTTATTAAAGAGATGAAAGAAGAAACTCAGAGTTATTTTTCTGAAAAATCCAAAACTATTGAATCTATACTTACTCCTGTTCAATCTACTTTGACAGCTTTTAAGCAAAACTTGGAAACTTTCGAGACTAAACATGCTGAGGATCGTGGAACTTTAAAAGAGCAAATTTCCCATCTTCTTGCTGCTGAGAAAAAACTTGAGAAAGAAACCCAGGCTCTTACGGATATTTTAAAACATCCGGGTTCTCGGGGACGCTGGGGGGAAATTCAACTTGAGAGAATCTTAGAGCTTTCAGGAATGCTGAAGTATTGCGATTATGAAACTCAGGCTAGTGATGCTCAAGGATCAGCACGCGCTGATATGATCATACGCCTTCCTCAAGAACGCTGTTTGATTATTGATTCTAAGGCTCCATTTTCTGAAACGTATTTTTCCAATGATAACTCCGATAAATCCGATCTCGTTGGGAAAATAAAAGAGCATATCAAAACTTTAAAATCCAAAAGCTATTGGGAAAAGTTTCACTATTCTCCAGAATTTGTGATTCTCTTTCTCCCTGGGGAAAGTATTTTTAACGATGCCCTGCGTATAGCTCCTGAGCTAATTGATATTGCTGCTACCTCGAATGTTATTCTTTCTGGGCCGTTAACACTACTGGCATTGTTAAAAACTGTTGCTCACATGTGGAAACAAGAAAATCTTCAAAAGCAAATTCAAGAAATAGGTCAGCTAGGAAAAGAGCTTCACCATCGTTTACATGTTGTTTTTAATCATTTTCATAAGATTGGGAAAAATCTCAATAATGCTGTTCAAAGCTACAATGATATGTCTTCTAGTTTGCAGCACAGGGTCTTACCAACATTAAGAAAATTCGAGGATTTAGAGGTATCATCTTCTTTGCATAAAGTAGAGGACCCTTCTCCTATTCATAGCCCAGCAACATCGTTTCTTCCAAGTTATGCGGACGAAGAAGAGTCTCCTTCTGAAGAATCTTTATTAAAAGATATCTAA